The genomic region CCACCGATCAGGCCGAGTCCGTGATCCTTGGCGAGAAGGGGATTATCCAATCCGCCAAACAGGGTGACATCGTCCTGTGCATGAGCACGATCGACCCGCTTGCCGCGCGCCGTTTTGCCGAATGCCTCGGCGCCAAGGGTGTCGCCATGCTCGATGCTCCGGTCAGCGGCGGCACGCACGGCGCGGCAGCCGCGACCCTGTCGGTAATCGTCGGCGGCCCAGCCGAGACCTTTGCGGCCAGCGAGGACCTGTTCCGCGCGATGGGCAAGAATGTGTTCCATGTCGGTGGTCTCGGGCACGGATTGGCGATGAAGCTGATCAACAACATGCTCGGCCAGATCGCCACTGTCGCAATTGCCGAGGCGCTGGTGTTTGGCAAGAAGGCCGGCCTCGATCCGCATAAGATCTACGAGGTCGTGCGCGTCAGCACCGGCAGCAGCGTGCAGTTCGAGAACCGGGTGCCCCGCATGCTGGCGCGCAATTTTGTGCCGGGGGGCACGATTGACATCTCGTACAAGGACCAAGAGCTCGAAACCACATTTGCGAAGCAGCTCGGCGTGCCGCTGCTGCTCGCCAACGTGACGCAGCAAGTCTACCAGATGGCCCGCGCCGCCGGGCTCAACAAAGAAGACGGCTCATCGATCATCAAGGTGTTTGAGCGGATGGCCGGAGTGACGATCGGCGACGACGACTGAGATTACACCGTCAACCGGTGGAACCGGGCGGCCGGGTACGCACCCGGTCCAGCGTTCCTTAAAGGCGGCGCGGCGCCTTGGTGCTGCGACGCTACGCCCGCCGGATGATCCGCGCCCGAACGATGCCATCTGCGACGCTCAATGGGGTGGCGCCGGACGCGGCGGCGCAGCGCAGCACGTCGCGGGTGATGGCGCCGATGCGCGCGACCGAAGCGAGCACCGCGTCAGGCTGGTCGTCGATGGTTTCTTGGTGGAAGTCGATGACGCCGCCGGCATTCGCCAGATAGTCCGGCACGAACACGATGCCGCGTACCGCCAACGCGGCGTCGTGCCGCGCCTCCGCAAGCTGGTTATTGGCACCGCCGCAGACGACGCGGCAGCGCAGGCAGGGGATGGTCGCGTCATTCAGCACCGCGCCGAGCGCCGCCGGGGCGAACACGTCGACGTGCTGGGCGTGGATTTCCTCCGGTGCCGCCAAGGTCGCGCCGTAGGAAGCGGC from Polyangia bacterium harbors:
- a CDS encoding NAD(P)-dependent oxidoreductase → MTDTVGFIGLGNMGGPMALNLVKAGFELVVHDINPARVAPLVAAGATVEASAEAVAAQCHRTICMVETTDQAESVILGEKGIIQSAKQGDIVLCMSTIDPLAARRFAECLGAKGVAMLDAPVSGGTHGAAAATLSVIVGGPAETFAASEDLFRAMGKNVFHVGGLGHGLAMKLINNMLGQIATVAIAEALVFGKKAGLDPHKIYEVVRVSTGSSVQFENRVPRMLARNFVPGGTIDISYKDQELETTFAKQLGVPLLLANVTQQVYQMARAAGLNKEDGSSIIKVFERMAGVTIGDDD